CGCGCGCACGGCTCGGCCCCGCCGACGCCCCGGAGCACCGTGCCGTGGTGCGCGACCTCGCGCCCACGCACCTGAGCTGAGCGGCGCGTGCGACGGGGGGTGTCAGCGGGCCAGGTACGGGTTGCGGGCGAGCTCGGCCGCGACCCGGCTCGACGGGCCGTGCCCGGGCAGGACGACCGTGTGCGGCGGGAGCGCGGCGACCACGTCCCGCAGGGTCGCCGCCATGACCGCGTCGTCGCCACCGGGCAGGTCGGTGCGGCCGATCGTCCCCGCGAAGAGCACGTCACCCGTGAGGGCCACGAGCTCGCCGCCGCCCTCGGGGACCGCGCCGAGCAGGTACAGCGTCGAGCCCTGGGTGTGCCCGGGCGCGTGCCGGGCGACGACGCGCACGCCGCCGAGCGCGAGCACCACGTCCGCGCTCCGGCCGCCCTCGCCCGCGGCGCCGCCGAACGTCTCGACCCGCGCCGGGCGCCGGTAGGACTCGGGCCGTGCGCCCGTCGCGGCGAGCGCCTGGGCGAGCGGGCCGCCCGGGTCGTGCGAGGCGCCGAGCCCGAGCGTGCCGAAGGGGTCGTCGAGCCGGTAGGCGTCCGCGGCGTGCACGTGCACCGGCACGTCGAACTCCTCGGAGAGCTCGGCCGCGTCCCAGGTGTGGTCCACGTGCCCGTGCGTCGCCAGCACCGCGACGCACCGCAGGCCGCGCCCGACCACCGCGTCGCGCACCGGACCGGCGACGCCCGCACCCGCGTCGACCACGACGCACGTGCCGTCGTCGCCCACCACGACGTAGCAGTTGGTGCCGAACACGGGGGCCACGACGGTGAGGATCTGCACGTCACCACGGTAGCGGCGGCGCTCCGAGACCAGACCGTGACCTTCGCTGCCCCGGCACGACGCGCCGCGTGGCGAACGCGTGGTGTCCCCTGCCTAGACTGTCGGAGGTCCAGAGTGCGACGCGGCAGGCCACAGCGTCAGCCGGTCGCCCGTCGTCGAGGAGTCTGCGTGTCGTCCAGCAAGCGCGAGCGTGAGTACGAGCGTCGCCGTTACGAGAAGTGGCAGCAGCGTCAGGTCGCG
The Cellulomonas sp. NS3 DNA segment above includes these coding regions:
- a CDS encoding MBL fold metallo-hydrolase; translation: MQILTVVAPVFGTNCYVVVGDDGTCVVVDAGAGVAGPVRDAVVGRGLRCVAVLATHGHVDHTWDAAELSEEFDVPVHVHAADAYRLDDPFGTLGLGASHDPGGPLAQALAATGARPESYRRPARVETFGGAAGEGGRSADVVLALGGVRVVARHAPGHTQGSTLYLLGAVPEGGGELVALTGDVLFAGTIGRTDLPGGDDAVMAATLRDVVAALPPHTVVLPGHGPSSRVAAELARNPYLAR